From the genome of Flavobacterium sediminis:
TTGGCTTTTTCAAAAACAGAAAGGTCTGTTCTTTGTTCGTCAAAAATCAATTGGGTAATACCATATCGATCCCGTAAATCAACCCAAATCATGAAACCTTTGTCACGTGTTTTTTGGACCCAACCGGCAAGTGTAACTTCTGTATTGATGTGAGAGGCATTTAGTTCGCCGCAAGTATGACTTCTATACATTTTTCTTTATTTTTTGCAAAAATAACACAAAAAACAGTATAGCTGTGCAGTAAAGAAATTATTGTGGAACTTTTTTATTTTTCAAAAATCATTAAAAAGAGTAACTTTACAAAAATTAAACGTTAATTATGAAAAAACTAATTGCCTTATTATGTGTTTTTGCGCTGTTTTCATTTGCTATGGTTGATGATGATACAGTTACATTTACTGCTAAGATTGAGAACAGAAACGGTGATTCTTTAATTATTAAAGGAGCAAATCGTTTTACGAAGATAATTGTAGCCGATAAGAATGGTGTTTTTAAAGATAAGTTTGCCGTTGCAGAAGGTTTCTACCAATTGTCTGACGGAACAGAGTATACCCAGCTTTATCTTAAAAACGGTTATGATCTGACGTTGACTATGGATGCAAAAGAGTTCGATGAATCTATAAAATACAGTGGTAAAGGTTCAGAAGAGAATAATTTTATCGCTCAGATGGCTCTTGAGGATGAACAAATGGATTTTAATACGTTGTTGAATTCACCGGAAGATAAATTCAGTGCAATTATCGAAAAAAAGAAAAGTGATGTAGCTGCTAAATTAGAAGGTAACAAGAAGTTGGGAGAGACTTTTGTAAATCAATACAAGTCGACTTTTGAGCAAAATATGAAAGCATTATCTGCTTATTATGAGGAATCACAGAAAGTCAAAAAATTGAATGGAAAACCGTCACCGACTTTTGATTATGAAAATCATAAAGGAGGTAAAACAAAGTTGGAAGATCTAAAAGGGAAATTGGTTTATATTGATGTTTGGGCAACTTGGTGTGGTCCGTGTAGAGCAGAGATTCCACATTTAAAAGAGTTGGAAAAGAAATACCATGGTAAAAACATTGCTTTTGTAAGTATTTCTGTAGATGCTCTTAAAGATCACGATAAATGGAAAAAATTTGTTACAGATAAAGAGTTAGGAGGAATTCAACTTTTTGCAGACGATAGTTGGAAATCGGATTTTGTAACGCAATACCAGATCAACGGTATTCCGCGTTTTATTTTGGTAGGTAAAAACGGTGAAATCATTAATGCAGATGCGCCGAGACCTTCTTCAGCTGATGTTCATGAATTATTAGATACTAATTTGTAATGAATTAGTTTTCGGTTAATAAAATGCAAAAGCGATATGAATTCATATCGCTTTTTTTATGTTCCAATGTTAAATTTTGTTCCAATGTTACCAAATTGTTAAGTAAAAGTTTTTTAATTGTAAAACAATTTATATATTTGTTACATAATTGTTAATCTAATTAATACTTTTGCGTTATGAAAAATTTAGTGATTGCAGGATTTTTGATGGTTTCAACTTTGATATTTGCGCAAGAAGTTAAACCTAAATTTGAAATAGTAGACCAAATGGTTAAAGCGACATATTATTATGATAATGGGCAGGTAAAACAAGAGGGATATTATTTAAACGGAAAATTACATGGTAAATGGGTTGCCTACAATGAAGACGGAACAAAGCAGGCCATCGGAGAATATAAAGACGGAACCAAAGTTGGAAAATGGTTCTTCTGGGGTGAAAATACCTTAAGTGAAGTTGATTTTAGCAACAGTAAGATAACTGATGTTAAAAAATGGTCTAGAGAAGCATTAGCAAAAAACTAACTCAACCAAATAAATTCAAATGTAAAAGGCTACTTTTTAGTAGCCTTTTTTAATTTTATATTTTGATTTCTGCTTTTAAAAGAACGAATCATTTTTTCCATACTGTCTAAATGTTCCTTTTTACTATCAAATAAAGTCCAGGTTAGTATTTGAAAAAAATGGTTTTGAGTTTCTATAAAAGTTACGTAGTAAAAGACATTGATCTTACTTTCAGGATCAACAGCGTTAAAAGTCATTTCGATAGCATTTGATCCGTTGATCGTTACAGGTATGTATCCTGAAAAATTAGTAAGCGTTAATGAGTTTTCATAATTTTTCAGTAAAATATCGGCATACAGCTTAATTCGTTCATCAGCGTCATTTTCTTCACGGATTTCCGGAAAATAAAGAGAAACATCAGTTTTAGGCTCTTCCAGAACAATAAGATATAATTCCTGAAATTCATTTTTAAATTGTAAAATAGCCTCATCGTTTAAAGCATCGGTTTCACTCAGGTCGTCACGAACCTTAATGCTGAAATTTTGAGATTTATGTTCAGTATAGGTTTGACTGCCTTGACATGCAATTAAAAAGGCAGAAACCAGAAAGGAATATAGAATCTTTTTCATGAAAATTTTTTCTAAAAATAAAAAAAGCTGCTTAAGCAGCAGCCTTTTTTAATCTAAAACTTTTTGTTTTCGTTCGTTGAACCACCAAATTTTAAGTATACAAACCAAATAGAATAATACCGGAACCACAATTAATGTCAAGAAAGTGGCAAAAATTAATCCGAAGATTACAGTCCATGCCAGTGGTCCCCAGAAAATTACATTGTCTCCACCGATGTATATTTTCGGATCTAGTTCGCTGAATAGCGAAAAGAAATCGATGTTAAAACCAATAGCTAAAGGAATTAATCCTAATACCGTAGTAATGGCTGTTAAAAGTACCGGTCTTAAACGTGACTTTCCACCTTTTACAATAGCTTCAAAAACATATTTTTTATCTAGAAACGTTCCTTCAGGAATGTTCAATTGTTCTTTTTTACGATCCATCAATAACTGAGTATAATCCAGAAGTACTACTCCGTTATTTACCACAATACCGGCGAGGGAAATAATCCCCATCATGGTCATCATGATCACGAAAGGCCAACCGGTTACCATCAGTCCTAAAAATACTCCAATGAAACTTAAGAATACCGCGATCATAATGATCGAAGGTTTAGATATAGAGTTAAATTGAAATACTAAAATGAGCATAATCAAGCCTAATCCGCTTATTAAAGCCCCCATTAAGAAAGCCATCTGTTTGTTTTGTTCCTCAATTTGCCCTGTATAATCAAATTCAACTGATTTAGGTGCATCAAAGTCACCCATTTCAGCTTGAATTTGTTTTACGATAGCACCTGCATCTGTAAATCCTGGTGCCAAAGCAGAATAAAGGACAACTACACGGTCAAGGTCACGGTGTTTAATGGCACTAAACGAAGACGCATTTTTTTGTGTAGCGACAGTTGAAACCGGAATTTCTTTTAACTGACCGGTAGCAACATCTCTAAACGTAATATTCTGATTGAAGATGGCACTTTGATTGTAGCGATTGTCTTCGTTAAAACGGACATAAATGTCATAATCGTCTTTACCTTCTTTATATATACCGGCTTTTTCTCCGAAAACGGATCTTCTTAACTGATTACCGACTTGTCCGGCTGAAACGCCCATTTCACCTGCTTTTTCTCTGTCAACGACCACTTTCATGGCAGGTTTATCTTTGTTGACGTCTACTTTCAGCTCTTCAATTCCGGGAATGTTTTTAGCATTCAGGAAATCTTTCATCTTTTCAGCAGTAACAATCAATTCATTGTAATCATCACCTTTGATCTCGATGTTAATCGGATATCCGGCAGGCGGTCCTACCGCATCTTTTTCAACTGAAATCAATACTCCGGGATAAATATTTTTCAGAGATTCTTGTACTTTTTTACGTAAGTCCTCAGAGTCTAATCCGTTTCGGAATTTATATTCTCTCATAGAAACGGTTATTTTACCTTTGTGCGGCATTTCGGCACTCGAACCTCCGTCAGTTTGAGGGTTTCCGGCACCTTCACCTACTTGAGATACCGCAGATTCAACAAGGAAGTTGTGATCACCTTCGGTGAATTCCGGAGAGTTCATTACTGCATAAACCCTTTTTTCAATGGCTTTAGTTATTTTATTGGTTTTTTCAATATCGGTTCCTTGCGGGTATTCAATATAAACTATAACCTGATTAGGTTTGTTATCCGGAAAGAATTCTACTTTTGTTCTACCACTACCAACGCTCCAACCAAAATAAGTCATTAATACAACAAAGAACATAACGATCATTAAGCCGACAACAACGTATGGTTTTCTTCCGGAAAGGAAAAATAAAAGCGAA
Proteins encoded in this window:
- a CDS encoding TlpA family protein disulfide reductase gives rise to the protein MKKLIALLCVFALFSFAMVDDDTVTFTAKIENRNGDSLIIKGANRFTKIIVADKNGVFKDKFAVAEGFYQLSDGTEYTQLYLKNGYDLTLTMDAKEFDESIKYSGKGSEENNFIAQMALEDEQMDFNTLLNSPEDKFSAIIEKKKSDVAAKLEGNKKLGETFVNQYKSTFEQNMKALSAYYEESQKVKKLNGKPSPTFDYENHKGGKTKLEDLKGKLVYIDVWATWCGPCRAEIPHLKELEKKYHGKNIAFVSISVDALKDHDKWKKFVTDKELGGIQLFADDSWKSDFVTQYQINGIPRFILVGKNGEIINADAPRPSSADVHELLDTNL
- a CDS encoding toxin-antitoxin system YwqK family antitoxin encodes the protein MKNLVIAGFLMVSTLIFAQEVKPKFEIVDQMVKATYYYDNGQVKQEGYYLNGKLHGKWVAYNEDGTKQAIGEYKDGTKVGKWFFWGENTLSEVDFSNSKITDVKKWSREALAKN
- a CDS encoding efflux RND transporter permease subunit, giving the protein MSNNTSDKEFRLSSWAIENKMTIYVMMGLFFFLGLSAYYSMPREDFPEVKETKIYISTVYPGNTAEDIERLIIDPLEEELKNISNVDEITSTSQEDYGIITIEFDEKITVEAAKQKVKDKVDVEKAKEDWPTFNDAKVDPNVFDLNLSEEVPILNINISGDYPVDKLKKFGEYLEDEIEALTEIKQVDIRGAQDKEVEVSVDIYKMMASKVSFDDVLNAIRGGNVTTSAGNLIANGQRRTIRIEGEIDQPKDLENFVVKTQNGVVYLRDIAEVEFKDVDKTTYAREFGNSVVMLDVKKRAGKNMIEASEKIKEIIKNAEENVFPKDLKITLANDQSSRTLNQVDDLVNNIIFGIILVVGVLMFFLGFRNALFVGFAIPMSMFMSFMILNLMGYTMNTMILFGLIMGLGMLVDNGIVVVENVYRLMDEEGMSRLEAAKKGIGEIALPIIISTATTVAAFVPLGLWPGVMGQFMKFFPITLSVVLGSSLFVAVFFNSLMVSQFMDVNEKILSRRQLLILSAILVSIGTFMLITGGAVRGLGTVLIFTAVCFWIYRYFIKKITTVFQTKILSRWESIYERSLLFFLSGRKPYVVVGLMIVMFFVVLMTYFGWSVGSGRTKVEFFPDNKPNQVIVYIEYPQGTDIEKTNKITKAIEKRVYAVMNSPEFTEGDHNFLVESAVSQVGEGAGNPQTDGGSSAEMPHKGKITVSMREYKFRNGLDSEDLRKKVQESLKNIYPGVLISVEKDAVGPPAGYPINIEIKGDDYNELIVTAEKMKDFLNAKNIPGIEELKVDVNKDKPAMKVVVDREKAGEMGVSAGQVGNQLRRSVFGEKAGIYKEGKDDYDIYVRFNEDNRYNQSAIFNQNITFRDVATGQLKEIPVSTVATQKNASSFSAIKHRDLDRVVVLYSALAPGFTDAGAIVKQIQAEMGDFDAPKSVEFDYTGQIEEQNKQMAFLMGALISGLGLIMLILVFQFNSISKPSIIMIAVFLSFIGVFLGLMVTGWPFVIMMTMMGIISLAGIVVNNGVVLLDYTQLLMDRKKEQLNIPEGTFLDKKYVFEAIVKGGKSRLRPVLLTAITTVLGLIPLAIGFNIDFFSLFSELDPKIYIGGDNVIFWGPLAWTVIFGLIFATFLTLIVVPVLFYLVCILKIWWFNERKQKVLD